One window of Nymphaea colorata isolate Beijing-Zhang1983 chromosome 1, ASM883128v2, whole genome shotgun sequence genomic DNA carries:
- the LOC116246017 gene encoding cationic amino acid transporter 2, vacuolar-like has product MGFPEIHGQGWGSWGLHSLVRRKQVDSLHTKSAGTQLAKDLSIVQLIAIGVGATIGAGVYVLVGTVAREHSGPALTISFLIAGIAAALSAFCYAELASRCPSAGSAYHYSYICVGEGIAWIIGWALILEYTVGGSAVARGISPNLALLFGGENSLPVFLARHHIPGLNIVVDPCAAVLVFIVTGLLCLGIKESTFAQSIVTSANVCVMIFVIIAGSILGFQSGWPGYALSNGYFPFGVNGMLAGSATVFFAYIGFDAVASTAEEVKNPQRDLPLGIGIALSLCCVLYMLVSVVIVGLVPYYAMDPDTPISSAFSSHGMQWAVYIITAGAITALCATLLGSILPQPRILMAMARDGLLPSFFSDVDERTQVPVKGTLLTGIVAATLAFCMDVSQLAGMVSVGTLLAFTIVAISILILRYVPPDEVPLPSYLQETIDSVSAKYGSQESEEEDLEDADKICKASQQVSESHASLGAGASVAYPLIEKKFQPEDKSDDQRRRKVAAINITFVCIGALLLTSAASFVSLPGFVRLSMGGVGVVLLCCGLIVLSWIDQDDGRHSFGHSGGFICPFVPLLPVCCILINIYLLVNLGGGTWLRVSSWLLIGVIIYLIYGNGHSSLADAVYVPAAHVDEIYRSSSRFVE; this is encoded by the exons ATGGGTTTCCCTGAGATCCATGGACAGGGATGGGGATCGTGGGGGCTTCATAGCTTGGTGCGGAGGAAGCAAGTGGACTCCCTGCATACCAAGTCTGCGGGGACTCAGCTGGCCAAGGACCTTTCCATCGTGCAGCTTATCGCCATTG GCGTTGGCGCTACCATTGGAGCAGGGGTCTATGTTCTAGTTGGAACAGTGGCAAGAGAACACTCTGGACCAGCGCTTacaatttctttcttaatagCTGGAATTGCAGCTGCCCTCTCTGCGTTTTGCTACGCAGAGCTCGCTAGCCGTTGCCCTTCTGCTGGAAGTGCTTATCATTATTCGTACATATGTGTGGGAGAAGG CATTGCTTGGATTATTGGCTGGGCTCTGATACTGGAATACACTGTTGGTGGTTCTGCTGTTGCACGTGGGATATCTCCAAATCTG GCACTGCTTTTTGGAGGAGAAAACAGTCTACCAGTTTTTCTAGCTCGTCATCACATCCCTGGTCTTAATATTGTTGTGGACCCTTGTGCTGCTgttcttgtttttattgttaCTGGCCTCCTGTGCTTAGGGATCAAGGAG AGTACTTTTGCTCAGTCCATTGTAACCAGTGCAAACGTTTGTGTGATGATTTTTGTCATCATTGCGGGTAGTATCCTTGGATTTCAAAGTGGATGGCCTGGTTATGCCCTTTCCAATGG GTACTTTCCTTTTGGAGTTAATGGGATGCTCGCTGGATCCGCCACTGTTTTCTTTGCATATATAGGCTTTGATGCGGTTGCAAGCACGGCTGAGGAG GTAAAGAATCCACAACGTGATTTGCCATTGGGAATTGGAATCGCATTATCCCTATGCTGTGTCTTGTACATGCTGGTATCTGTGGTTATAGTTGGTTTGGTGCCTTATTATGCAATGGATCCTGACACACCAATTTCATCTGCTTTCTCCAGCCATGGGATGCAGTGGGCAGT GTACATTATCACTGCCGGTGCAATTACTGCTCTCTGTGCAACATTGTTGGGTTCAATCCTTCCCCAG CCTAGGATCCTAATGGCAATGGCTAGGGATGGGTTGCTTCCATCGTTCTTCTCTGATGTAGATGAACGAACACAGGTTCCTGTTAAAGGCACTCTTCTGACAGGGATTGTTGCTGCCACTCTGGCTTTCTGTATGGATGTCTCCCAGTTGGCAGGAATG GTCAGTGTTGGCACACTACTAGCGTTCACTATTGTTGCAATTTCAATTCTAATACTTAGGTATGTCCCACCTGATGAAGTGCCTCTGCCATCATATCTTCAAGAGACAATAGATTCAGTATCGGCAAAGTATGGTTCTCAAGAAAGTGAGGAGGAAGATCTTGAAGATGCCGACAAAATATGTAAAGCTTCTCAACAAGTTTCTGAAAGTCATGCATCTCTTGGTGCTGGTGCATCGGTTGCTTATCCGTTAATTGAAAAGAAGTTCCAACCTGAGG ACAAATCTGATGACCAGAGAAGGCGCAAAGTTGCAGCTATCAACATCACTTTTGTGTGTATTGGAGCTCTGCTGCTTACTTCTGCTGCTTCTTTTGTATCTTTACCTGG atttGTACGATTATCTATGGGTGGTGTTGGTGTTGTGCTTCTGTGCTGTGGCCTGATTGTCCTTTCATGGATTGACCAAGATGATGGAAGGCACAGCTTTGGACATAGTGGAG GTTTCATCTGCCCTTTTGTCCCTCTTCTGCCTGTTTGTTGTATTCTGATAAACATTTATCTGTTAGTAAATCTAGG TGGTGGAACATGGCTTCGCGTGTCTTCATGGCTCTTAATTGGAGTTATTATATACTTGATATACGGAAATGGCCACAGTTCCCTGGCAGATGCGGTCTATGTCCCAGCAGCCCATGTGGATGAAATATACAGGAGCTCTTCAAGGTTTGTGGAGTAA